A section of the Pimelobacter simplex genome encodes:
- a CDS encoding threonine ammonia-lyase, with amino-acid sequence MLHFDDVLSAAEVVGRELPATPLQAHPLLDQALAGRAVLVKHENVLPTGAFKVRGGVHLAARLSDEERTHGLVTCSTGNHAQSVAYGARLAGVRATIVMPADAPASKRDAVRALGAEVVLVGASLGEAAEHARGLAAASGAAFVCPTDPRIVLGHATAYLELFGQAPDLAAVFVPVGSGTGAAGACLARDALAPGCRVIGVQSSAAPAGWRSWRSGTIETAPATTRAAGLATTTGYPRTQEVLRDRLDDFVLVDDAEIDEAARLLATCAHTLAEGAGAAALAGARAAQDWPAGPGPVAVMCTGGNASVDEIARIAGLAVAA; translated from the coding sequence ATGCTGCACTTCGACGACGTCCTCTCCGCCGCCGAGGTCGTGGGCCGCGAGCTGCCCGCCACGCCCCTGCAGGCCCACCCGCTGCTCGACCAGGCGCTCGCCGGCCGGGCGGTGCTGGTCAAGCACGAGAACGTGCTGCCGACCGGCGCCTTCAAGGTCCGCGGCGGGGTCCACCTCGCCGCCCGGCTCAGCGACGAGGAGCGCACCCACGGCCTGGTCACCTGCTCGACCGGCAACCACGCCCAGTCCGTCGCGTACGGCGCCCGCCTGGCCGGCGTCCGGGCGACGATCGTGATGCCCGCCGATGCCCCCGCGTCCAAGCGCGACGCGGTGCGGGCCCTCGGCGCCGAGGTCGTGCTGGTCGGCGCGAGCCTGGGGGAGGCGGCCGAGCACGCGCGCGGTCTCGCGGCCGCGAGCGGCGCGGCCTTCGTCTGCCCGACCGACCCGCGGATCGTGCTGGGTCACGCGACCGCCTACCTCGAGCTCTTCGGCCAGGCGCCCGACCTGGCGGCCGTCTTCGTCCCCGTCGGCAGCGGCACCGGCGCGGCGGGGGCCTGCCTGGCCCGCGACGCGCTCGCCCCGGGCTGCCGGGTGATCGGCGTGCAGTCGTCCGCGGCGCCGGCCGGCTGGCGCTCGTGGCGCAGCGGCACCATCGAGACCGCGCCCGCGACGACCCGGGCCGCCGGCCTGGCCACGACGACCGGCTACCCGCGCACCCAGGAGGTGCTCCGCGACCGGCTCGACGACTTCGTCCTGGTCGACGACGCCGAGATCGACGAGGCGGCCCGGCTGCTCGCCACCTGCGCGCACACGCTCGCCGAGGGAGCCGGCGCCGCCGCGCTCGCCGGCGCCCGGGCCGCGCAGGACTGGCCCGCGGGGCCGGGCCCCGTCGCGGTGATGTGCACCGGCGGCAACGCCTCGGTCGACGAGATCGCCCGGATCGCCGGGCTCGCCGTCGCGGCCTGA
- a CDS encoding inositol monophosphatase family protein, with the protein MDTAAVLRLLQDVAAEVITPRFRQLRDDQVSEKNPGDLVTVADHESEVLITAALQAAYPEALVLGEEAMAADQTLLDRFADAEHAFTVDPVDGTKNFVNGSPDHAVMVAEVRGGEVTRGWIWQPQHETSYVAERGAGAWRNGERLTVATGATAPYRTARRTWVGRDLAGLGTLQLTWACCGVDYPHLIDGDAAALLYNRSMPWDHLPGSLILTEAGGAVGRHDGTPLTPRRLDGGIVAAPDRATYDAVVASLADPHSLQ; encoded by the coding sequence GTGGACACCGCTGCTGTGCTGAGGCTCCTCCAGGACGTCGCCGCGGAGGTGATCACCCCCCGGTTCCGCCAGCTCCGCGACGACCAGGTCAGCGAGAAGAACCCCGGCGACCTCGTCACCGTGGCCGACCACGAGTCCGAGGTGCTCATCACCGCGGCCCTCCAGGCGGCGTACCCCGAGGCGCTGGTGCTCGGCGAGGAGGCGATGGCCGCCGACCAGACGCTGCTCGACCGGTTCGCCGACGCCGAGCACGCCTTCACCGTCGACCCGGTCGACGGCACCAAGAACTTCGTCAACGGCTCCCCCGACCACGCCGTGATGGTCGCCGAGGTCCGCGGCGGCGAGGTCACCCGGGGCTGGATCTGGCAGCCGCAGCACGAGACGTCGTACGTCGCGGAGCGGGGCGCGGGCGCCTGGCGCAACGGCGAGCGGCTCACCGTCGCCACCGGCGCTACGGCGCCCTACCGCACCGCCCGGCGGACCTGGGTCGGCCGCGACCTGGCCGGGCTCGGCACCCTGCAGCTGACCTGGGCCTGCTGCGGCGTGGACTACCCGCACCTGATCGACGGCGACGCCGCGGCGCTGCTCTACAACCGCAGCATGCCGTGGGACCACCTGCCCGGCTCGCTCATCCTCACCGAGGCCGGCGGCGCCGTCGGCCGCCACGACGGGACGCCGCTGACCCCGCGCCGGCTCGACGGCGGGATCGTCGCGGCGCCCGACCGGGCGACGTACGACGCGGTGGTGGCCTCGCTGGCCGACCCGCACTCGCTGCAGTAG
- a CDS encoding glycosyltransferase family 2 protein, with the protein MRVQAVVVTFNRLAMLQRLVPRLRETPGLDRILVVDNASTDGTGEWLATLDDPLVVHETLATNTGGAGGFHHGLGWAVREGADLVWLMDDDGLPAPDCLDLLLERQQRDGLDFCGPAVLAEQDPSRLCFPIRLPGGTRVVHEMAAVEAAAQDGLIDDVVIPFNGVLVTRDLVERIGLPREEFFIWGDDVEYLWRAQAAGAGIATVVEAHFLHPATDDLGTPMMFGRTTYNHTPSDLKHYCMARNNTLNLRAYRGWVHVLLFWLKTVWFYLFTKPRPARIPLSARAAVAGLRGDFTGHRRYLR; encoded by the coding sequence GTGCGTGTGCAGGCCGTCGTGGTGACCTTCAACCGGTTGGCGATGCTGCAGCGACTCGTCCCGCGCCTGCGCGAGACCCCGGGGCTCGACCGGATCCTCGTTGTCGACAACGCCTCGACCGACGGCACGGGGGAGTGGCTGGCCACCCTCGACGACCCGCTCGTGGTGCACGAGACGCTGGCCACCAACACCGGCGGTGCCGGCGGCTTCCACCACGGCCTGGGCTGGGCGGTGCGCGAGGGCGCGGACCTGGTCTGGCTGATGGACGACGACGGGCTGCCCGCCCCGGACTGCCTCGACCTGCTCCTCGAACGGCAGCAGCGCGACGGCCTCGACTTCTGCGGCCCGGCCGTCCTCGCCGAGCAGGACCCGTCCCGGCTGTGCTTCCCGATCCGGCTGCCCGGCGGCACCCGCGTGGTGCACGAGATGGCGGCCGTCGAGGCGGCGGCCCAGGACGGCCTGATCGACGACGTCGTCATCCCGTTCAACGGGGTGCTCGTGACCCGCGACCTGGTCGAGCGGATCGGCCTGCCGCGCGAGGAGTTCTTCATCTGGGGCGACGACGTGGAGTACCTCTGGCGGGCCCAGGCCGCCGGTGCCGGGATCGCCACGGTCGTCGAGGCCCACTTCCTGCACCCGGCCACCGACGACCTCGGGACGCCGATGATGTTCGGGCGCACGACCTACAACCACACGCCGAGCGACCTCAAGCACTACTGCATGGCCCGCAACAACACGCTCAACCTGCGTGCCTACCGCGGCTGGGTGCACGTGCTGCTGTTCTGGCTCAAGACGGTGTGGTTCTACCTGTTCACCAAGCCCCGGCCGGCCCGGATCCCGCTCAGCGCGCGGGCCGCCGTCGCCGGGCTGCGCGGCGACTTCACCGGCCACCGGAGGTACCTGCGGTGA
- a CDS encoding acyl-CoA thioesterase codes for MSEIVAARTPSYSRIELATLTSRAQANLLGNIHGGEVVKLADSTAGVVAQRHSGGPAVTATLDEMAFLEPVRVGDIIRTFGQVNWVGTSSMEIGVRIETEPWDAAGEVRHVGSAYFVFVAVDAAGRGRPVPALEPESTEDHRRHREAEIRRAHRLARRQEIEAGRVNG; via the coding sequence GTGAGCGAAATCGTGGCGGCACGCACGCCGTCGTACTCCCGCATCGAGCTGGCCACGCTGACCTCGCGGGCCCAGGCCAACCTGCTGGGCAACATCCACGGCGGCGAGGTGGTCAAGCTGGCCGACTCCACGGCCGGGGTCGTGGCGCAGCGGCACAGCGGCGGGCCGGCGGTCACTGCGACGCTCGACGAGATGGCGTTCCTGGAGCCGGTGCGGGTGGGCGACATCATCCGCACGTTCGGCCAGGTCAACTGGGTCGGGACCTCGTCGATGGAGATCGGCGTCCGGATCGAGACCGAGCCCTGGGACGCCGCGGGTGAGGTGCGCCACGTCGGCTCGGCCTACTTCGTCTTCGTCGCGGTCGACGCCGCCGGTCGCGGCCGTCCGGTGCCGGCGCTGGAGCCGGAGAGCACCGAGGACCACCGGCGCCACCGCGAGGCCGAGATCCGCCGGGCGCACCGGCTGGCGCGGCGTCAGGAGATCGAGGCCGGCCGGGTCAACGGCTGA
- the glf gene encoding UDP-galactopyranose mutase, with product MSFPSSNPDLVVVGSGFFGLTIAERCANDLGLQVLVIERRSHLGGNAYSEPEPETGIEVHKYGAHLFHTSNERVWEYVNRFTSFTGYQHRVYSTHNQQVYPLPINLGTINQFFDAAYTPAQARALIKEQASELGDKEPENFVEKGVSLIGRPLYEAFIAHYTAKQWQTSPEELSADIISRLPVRYNYDNRYFNDKYEGLPTDGYAAWLAKMADHPKIEVVLETDFLADDVADRFKGKVPIVYTGPVDEYFGNSEGRLSWRTVDLVPEVLEVDDFQGCSVMNYPDPDVDFTRIHEFKHFHPERTYPEGKTVIVREYSRFAEETDEPYYPVNTAEDREKLLKYRDLAEREPMVLFGGRLGTYKYLDMHMAIASALSMYDNTLRPHFADGAELKSGGVDA from the coding sequence GTGTCTTTCCCCTCGTCGAACCCCGACCTCGTCGTCGTCGGCTCCGGCTTCTTCGGCCTGACCATCGCCGAGCGCTGCGCCAACGACCTCGGGCTCCAGGTCCTGGTCATCGAGCGCCGCTCCCACCTGGGCGGCAACGCCTACAGCGAGCCCGAGCCCGAGACCGGTATCGAGGTGCACAAGTACGGCGCGCACCTGTTCCACACGAGCAACGAGCGGGTGTGGGAGTACGTCAACCGGTTCACGTCGTTCACCGGCTACCAGCACCGGGTCTACTCGACGCACAACCAGCAGGTCTACCCGCTGCCGATCAACCTCGGCACGATCAACCAGTTCTTCGACGCGGCGTACACGCCGGCGCAGGCGCGGGCCCTGATCAAGGAGCAGGCGAGCGAGCTGGGGGACAAGGAGCCGGAGAACTTCGTCGAGAAGGGCGTCTCCCTCATCGGCCGCCCGCTCTACGAGGCGTTCATCGCGCACTACACCGCCAAGCAGTGGCAGACCTCGCCCGAGGAGCTCTCGGCCGACATCATCAGCCGGCTCCCGGTGCGCTACAACTACGACAACCGCTACTTCAACGACAAGTACGAGGGCCTGCCCACCGACGGCTACGCCGCCTGGCTGGCCAAGATGGCCGACCACCCCAAGATCGAGGTCGTGCTCGAGACCGACTTCCTCGCCGACGACGTCGCCGACCGGTTCAAGGGCAAGGTCCCGATCGTCTACACCGGTCCGGTCGACGAGTACTTCGGCAACTCCGAGGGCCGGCTGTCGTGGCGCACCGTCGACCTGGTCCCCGAGGTCCTCGAGGTCGACGACTTCCAGGGCTGCTCGGTGATGAACTACCCCGACCCGGACGTCGACTTCACCCGGATCCACGAGTTCAAGCACTTCCACCCCGAGCGGACCTACCCCGAGGGCAAGACCGTCATCGTCCGCGAGTACAGCCGCTTCGCCGAGGAGACCGACGAGCCGTACTACCCGGTCAACACCGCGGAGGACCGCGAGAAGCTGCTCAAGTACCGCGACCTCGCCGAGCGCGAGCCGATGGTCCTCTTCGGAGGCCGCCTGGGCACCTACAAGTACCTCGACATGCACATGGCGATCGCCTCGGCGCTCTCGATGTACGACAACACGCTGCGCCCGCACTTCGCCGACGGCGCCGAGCTCAAGAGCGGCGGGGTGGACGCATGA
- a CDS encoding ATP-binding protein, which translates to MPDTDDAPRLSDIGGYGRFLLRSMSQRARAADQPTFRAVVGDHLGVPTDGLAVVREEWPSYEHVNVQAALDAVLAEDPGAPVLGMTGHRHHGPFGLAELIGDDPHQAQYGPRPGNLTRTALPSGPGGATRECLQAAVLLLGSGTTACALLVLGPDDESGRRQLSVELVAADPAHAEALGRRLREEALARNVYRGQVVSFGASMFGERGSLLRFHERPTMTADELVLPAATFADLRRQVVGVARNSARLRAAGQHLKRGLLLYGPPGVGKTHSVRYLISELTDTTVVELTGDTLPAIREACSIARALQPAMIVVEDVDLVAEERSHYGGETPLLFTLLNEMDGLDEDADVVFLLTTNRADLLEPALASRPGRVDQAVHIDLPDRESRRRLVELYRGGLDLDLSRLDDVLDRTDQVTASFLKELLRRAAVVAAERTPAEDGPLRVAADDLDSALADLLDTRNQMTRAVLGFGGGAPRDGSSPEDDSSLDDD; encoded by the coding sequence ATGCCGGACACCGACGACGCACCCCGGCTCTCGGACATCGGGGGCTACGGCCGCTTCCTCCTGCGCTCCATGTCCCAGCGGGCGCGGGCTGCGGACCAGCCGACCTTCCGCGCCGTGGTGGGCGACCACCTCGGCGTACCGACCGACGGGCTGGCGGTGGTCCGCGAGGAGTGGCCGTCGTACGAGCACGTCAACGTGCAGGCCGCCCTCGACGCGGTGCTCGCCGAGGACCCGGGCGCCCCGGTGCTCGGGATGACCGGGCACCGGCACCACGGCCCCTTCGGGCTCGCCGAGCTGATCGGCGACGACCCGCACCAGGCGCAGTACGGGCCGCGCCCGGGCAACCTCACCCGGACCGCGCTGCCCAGCGGACCCGGCGGCGCCACCCGGGAGTGCCTCCAGGCGGCGGTCCTCCTGCTCGGCAGCGGTACGACGGCGTGCGCGCTCCTGGTGCTCGGGCCCGACGACGAGAGCGGCCGCCGTCAGCTCAGCGTCGAGCTCGTCGCCGCGGACCCGGCCCACGCCGAGGCCCTCGGCCGGCGGCTGCGCGAGGAGGCGCTGGCCCGCAACGTCTACCGCGGCCAGGTCGTCTCGTTCGGCGCCAGCATGTTCGGCGAGCGCGGCTCGCTGCTGCGCTTCCACGAGCGCCCCACGATGACGGCCGACGAGCTCGTGCTGCCCGCGGCGACCTTCGCCGACCTGCGCCGCCAGGTGGTCGGCGTGGCCCGCAACAGCGCCCGGCTCCGGGCGGCGGGCCAGCACCTCAAGCGCGGGCTGCTGCTCTACGGACCGCCGGGCGTCGGCAAGACCCACTCGGTGCGCTACCTGATCAGCGAGCTGACCGACACCACCGTCGTCGAGCTGACCGGCGACACGCTGCCCGCGATCCGCGAGGCCTGCTCGATCGCCCGGGCGCTCCAGCCCGCGATGATCGTGGTCGAGGACGTCGACCTCGTCGCCGAGGAGCGCAGCCACTACGGCGGTGAGACCCCGCTGCTGTTCACCCTGCTCAACGAGATGGACGGTCTCGACGAGGACGCCGACGTCGTCTTCCTGCTCACCACCAACCGGGCCGACCTGCTCGAGCCCGCGCTCGCCTCACGGCCCGGCCGGGTCGACCAGGCCGTGCACATCGACCTGCCCGACCGGGAGTCGCGGCGCCGGCTGGTCGAGCTCTACCGCGGCGGTCTCGACCTCGACCTGAGCCGGCTCGACGACGTCCTCGACCGCACCGACCAGGTCACCGCGTCGTTCCTCAAGGAGCTGCTGCGCCGCGCGGCCGTGGTCGCCGCCGAGCGCACCCCGGCCGAGGACGGACCGCTGCGCGTGGCCGCCGACGACCTCGACAGCGCGCTGGCCGACCTGCTCGACACCCGCAACCAGATGACCCGGGCGGTGCTGGGCTTCGGGGGCGGCGCGCCTCGCGACGGCTCCTCGCCCGAGGACGACTCCTCGCTCGACGACGACTAG
- a CDS encoding phosphatase PAP2 family protein, translating into MYRHQEGRRGAPSFALAWLAGLGLAVLTVVFSQVEGIPIRDPDSLVPGYIRFPAIVLGAIALDVVPRTLWAVGRPSAGWAGRVRSTFKTVVKERWPLAHWKFALNGVIAWYLCYAAFRNVKSMAPFVHEREFDSQLADLDKFLFAGHDPAAVLHAWFGTGLAAHFFSSVYIVWIALVPVSIAIALVWTRQTRAGEWYVTAVAVDWALGAVLYVLVPTVGPIYSDRGTFAALPDTYVSKLANAMWDDRVATLGSHGESGLQTIAAFASLHVGIMMTICLIVQLVKLARWVRISAWTFFGLTVLSTVYLGWHFFVDVIAGAALGAFAVWIAGIATGNRVGLRARLVPDPVSVPAGSASPEHPGALATRSAPLPDHPAAD; encoded by the coding sequence GTGTATCGACACCAGGAGGGGCGCCGCGGCGCCCCGTCGTTCGCTCTGGCATGGCTCGCCGGGCTCGGTCTCGCGGTCCTGACCGTCGTCTTCTCCCAGGTCGAGGGCATCCCCATCCGGGATCCCGACAGCCTGGTCCCGGGCTACATCCGGTTTCCCGCGATCGTGCTCGGCGCGATCGCCCTCGACGTGGTCCCCCGCACGCTGTGGGCGGTGGGCCGCCCGAGCGCCGGCTGGGCCGGCCGGGTCCGGAGCACGTTCAAGACGGTCGTCAAGGAGCGCTGGCCCCTCGCGCACTGGAAGTTCGCGCTCAACGGCGTGATCGCGTGGTACCTCTGCTACGCCGCCTTCCGCAACGTCAAGAGCATGGCGCCGTTCGTCCACGAGCGGGAGTTCGACTCCCAGCTGGCCGACCTGGACAAGTTCCTCTTCGCCGGCCACGACCCGGCCGCCGTCCTGCACGCCTGGTTCGGCACCGGGCTCGCCGCGCACTTCTTCTCGTCGGTCTACATCGTGTGGATCGCGCTGGTCCCGGTCTCCATCGCGATCGCCCTGGTCTGGACCAGGCAGACCCGTGCCGGTGAGTGGTACGTCACGGCGGTCGCCGTCGACTGGGCGCTCGGCGCGGTGCTCTACGTGCTGGTGCCGACCGTCGGCCCGATCTACTCCGACCGGGGCACCTTCGCGGCGCTGCCGGACACGTACGTGAGCAAGCTCGCCAACGCGATGTGGGACGACCGGGTGGCCACCCTCGGCAGCCACGGCGAGTCGGGCCTCCAGACGATCGCCGCGTTCGCCTCGCTGCACGTCGGGATCATGATGACGATCTGCCTCATCGTGCAGCTGGTCAAGCTGGCCCGGTGGGTGCGGATCAGCGCCTGGACCTTCTTCGGCCTGACCGTGCTCTCGACGGTCTACCTGGGCTGGCACTTCTTCGTCGACGTGATCGCCGGAGCCGCGCTGGGCGCGTTCGCGGTCTGGATCGCGGGCATCGCCACCGGCAACCGGGTGGGCCTGCGCGCCCGGCTGGTGCCGGACCCGGTCAGCGTGCCGGCGGGGTCCGCATCCCCCGAGCATCCCGGAGCGCTCGCGACACGTTCCGCGCCTCTGCCCGACCACCCCGCAGCGGACTGA
- a CDS encoding LysR family transcriptional regulator — protein MIDLRRLEALVAVHRTGSVSGAAAALHYGQPTISHHLRRLEAETGAVLLQRVGRGVRLTPEGALLARRGEEVLGLLARAEAELAAATSLQSGRVRLAAFPSGAATLVPGALALLAQRHPGIRLDLVEAEPPEAHELLRAGEIDLALTFAYPDQPEPDQISVVPVVDDPLFLVTPADAAPEATLADYAGSGWITGCERCRRELLSLCAEAGFTPAIAFASDDYVAVQSLVATGLGVTVLPGLALRAHQHAGVTQRRLDAHRRVQLATYGAPPRPAAVDAVAAARTEAAGVGVSR, from the coding sequence ATGATCGACCTGCGCCGGCTCGAGGCCCTCGTCGCCGTGCACCGGACCGGTTCGGTCTCGGGTGCCGCGGCAGCGCTGCACTACGGGCAGCCGACCATCTCCCACCACCTGCGCCGGCTCGAGGCCGAGACCGGGGCGGTGCTGCTCCAGCGGGTCGGCCGCGGTGTCCGGCTCACCCCCGAGGGCGCGCTCCTGGCCCGCCGCGGCGAGGAGGTGCTCGGCCTGCTCGCCCGGGCCGAGGCCGAGCTGGCCGCCGCGACCAGCCTGCAGTCGGGACGGGTCCGGCTCGCGGCCTTCCCGTCGGGCGCCGCCACCCTCGTCCCGGGCGCGCTGGCCCTGCTCGCGCAGCGGCACCCGGGGATCCGGCTCGACCTGGTCGAGGCCGAGCCGCCCGAGGCCCACGAGCTGCTGCGGGCCGGCGAGATCGACCTGGCGCTGACGTTCGCCTATCCCGACCAGCCCGAGCCCGACCAGATCAGCGTGGTGCCGGTCGTCGACGACCCCCTCTTCCTGGTCACCCCCGCCGACGCCGCACCGGAGGCCACGCTCGCCGACTACGCCGGCAGCGGCTGGATCACCGGCTGCGAGCGCTGCCGGCGCGAGCTGCTCAGCCTGTGCGCCGAGGCGGGCTTCACGCCCGCGATCGCGTTCGCCAGCGACGACTACGTCGCCGTGCAGTCCCTGGTCGCGACCGGGCTCGGCGTGACCGTGCTGCCCGGCCTCGCGCTGCGCGCCCACCAGCACGCCGGGGTCACCCAGCGCCGCCTCGACGCGCACCGCCGCGTCCAGCTCGCGACGTACGGCGCCCCGCCGCGCCCGGCCGCGGTCGACGCGGTCGCCGCCGCGCGCACCGAGGCGGCCGGCGTCGGCGTCAGCCGTTGA
- a CDS encoding glycosyltransferase family 2 protein, whose amino-acid sequence MSAASEKVAVVVVTYNRADLLERMLEGLAGLDRPADAVVVVDNASSDHTREVLERSTLPGLVAIHTTDNLGGAGGFRLGLQTAYERGYDVMWLMDDDVVPAPDCLTRLLEVDGSCLIAVREDRSGALVEKAALRFDLRNPLAIRPKTASIDSTYATRAQMPATVEVENVAFEGFLVRRAVIDRIGLPDASYFIFYDDVDFAIRARRAGFTIRAVRDAVLVRQLDFDQQHDLAGWKGYYMYRNLFAVHFRYGENALVRLKPWLVTLAVVVLSPLRGGRAEARNVSRALRDARGMRTPPAR is encoded by the coding sequence GTGAGCGCCGCCAGCGAGAAGGTCGCCGTCGTCGTCGTCACCTACAACCGGGCGGACCTGCTCGAGCGCATGCTCGAGGGCCTGGCCGGGCTCGACCGCCCCGCCGACGCGGTCGTCGTGGTCGACAACGCGAGCAGCGACCACACCCGCGAGGTGCTGGAGCGCAGCACGCTGCCGGGCCTCGTCGCGATCCACACCACCGACAACCTCGGCGGTGCCGGGGGCTTCCGGCTCGGGCTCCAGACCGCCTACGAGCGGGGCTACGACGTCATGTGGCTGATGGACGACGACGTCGTCCCCGCGCCCGACTGCCTGACCCGGCTGCTCGAGGTCGACGGCTCCTGCCTGATCGCGGTCCGCGAGGACCGCTCCGGCGCGCTGGTCGAGAAGGCCGCGCTCCGCTTCGACCTGCGCAACCCGCTGGCGATCCGGCCCAAGACGGCCAGCATCGACTCGACGTACGCCACGCGGGCGCAGATGCCCGCGACGGTCGAGGTCGAGAACGTCGCCTTCGAGGGCTTCCTGGTCCGGCGCGCGGTGATCGACCGGATCGGGCTGCCCGACGCGTCGTACTTCATCTTCTACGACGACGTGGACTTCGCCATCCGCGCCCGGCGGGCCGGCTTCACGATCCGCGCCGTGCGCGACGCCGTCCTGGTGCGCCAGCTGGACTTCGACCAGCAGCACGACCTGGCCGGCTGGAAGGGCTACTACATGTACCGCAACCTGTTCGCGGTGCACTTCCGGTACGGCGAGAACGCGCTCGTGCGCCTCAAGCCGTGGCTGGTCACGCTGGCGGTCGTCGTCCTCAGTCCGCTGCGGGGTGGTCGGGCAGAGGCGCGGAACGTGTCGCGAGCGCTCCGGGATGCTCGGGGGATGCGGACCCCGCCGGCACGCTGA
- a CDS encoding LCP family protein produces MQQPGSADARRRERRDARIRARWRRPGGTGRRTHDGVRAPHDEAAAERWAPTPVGVDDRAARVRFRRALTLMGFTLVVPGSAQLVAGNRQIGRIAVRVWLGSLLTVLVVGGWTYVNPGFGLDLALNPTAMLVIRLYLIIGAVAWAALFVDAWRLGQPLSLRLPHRRAVVGVNGILCFSVAGAMLFGAHLAAVQRDFLTMFTSGDLGAAHDGRYNVLLIGGDSGTDRWGLRPDSMTVASIDAQTGRTVMIGLPRNMQNFPFRKGSVMAKQFPDGYSCDGCYLNGVGTWAGDHKNLFKGSEHPTIDATVQAVEGITGLRMNYWVMVNLRGFERLVDAFGGVTLNVRDRIPVGGLGKDVTGYIEPGKRKLDGHDALWFARAREGSDDYSRMARQKCVLSAMLTQLSPQQALVNFQEIAKASTAMIKTDIPGGALGDFAQLGLRAKDQKVSSVSLVPPQINTAKPDIAKVRAMISDAIDQAEGKHKPATAKKKKAGGQKVTGGSLGSRNDGYAANQSDDVAAAC; encoded by the coding sequence GTGCAGCAGCCCGGATCCGCCGACGCGCGACGACGCGAGCGTCGCGACGCGCGGATACGGGCCCGGTGGCGCCGCCCCGGCGGTACCGGCCGTCGTACTCACGACGGGGTGCGGGCTCCGCACGACGAGGCCGCGGCCGAGCGCTGGGCGCCGACCCCGGTCGGCGTCGACGACCGCGCGGCACGGGTGCGCTTCCGGCGGGCGCTGACGCTGATGGGCTTCACGCTCGTCGTACCGGGCTCGGCACAGCTCGTCGCCGGCAACCGCCAGATCGGCCGGATCGCGGTCCGGGTCTGGCTGGGCTCGCTCCTCACCGTCCTCGTGGTCGGCGGCTGGACCTACGTCAACCCCGGCTTCGGGCTCGACCTCGCGCTCAACCCGACTGCGATGCTCGTCATCCGGCTCTACCTCATCATCGGCGCGGTCGCCTGGGCGGCGCTCTTCGTCGATGCCTGGCGGCTGGGCCAGCCGCTCAGCCTGCGCCTGCCGCACCGCCGCGCGGTCGTCGGCGTCAACGGCATCCTGTGCTTCTCGGTGGCCGGCGCGATGCTCTTCGGTGCCCACCTGGCCGCCGTCCAGCGCGACTTCCTGACCATGTTCACCAGCGGCGACCTCGGCGCGGCCCACGACGGGCGCTACAACGTGCTGCTCATCGGCGGCGACTCCGGCACCGACCGCTGGGGCCTGCGCCCGGACTCGATGACCGTCGCCTCGATCGACGCCCAGACCGGCCGCACGGTGATGATCGGCCTGCCCCGCAACATGCAGAACTTCCCGTTCCGCAAGGGCAGCGTCATGGCCAAGCAGTTCCCCGACGGCTACAGCTGCGACGGCTGCTACCTCAACGGCGTCGGCACCTGGGCCGGCGACCACAAGAACCTGTTCAAGGGCTCGGAGCACCCGACGATCGACGCCACCGTCCAGGCGGTCGAGGGCATCACCGGGCTGCGGATGAACTACTGGGTGATGGTCAACCTGCGCGGCTTCGAGCGCCTCGTCGACGCCTTCGGCGGAGTCACCCTCAACGTCCGCGACCGGATCCCGGTCGGCGGCCTCGGCAAGGACGTCACCGGCTACATCGAGCCCGGCAAGCGCAAGCTCGACGGCCACGACGCGCTCTGGTTCGCCCGCGCGCGCGAGGGCTCCGACGACTACTCGCGGATGGCCCGCCAGAAGTGCGTCCTCAGCGCGATGCTCACCCAGCTCAGCCCGCAGCAGGCGCTGGTCAACTTCCAGGAGATCGCCAAGGCCTCCACGGCGATGATCAAGACCGACATCCCCGGTGGCGCGCTCGGCGACTTCGCCCAGCTCGGCCTGCGCGCCAAGGACCAGAAGGTCTCGAGCGTCTCGCTCGTCCCGCCGCAGATCAACACCGCCAAGCCGGACATCGCCAAGGTCCGCGCGATGATCTCCGACGCCATCGACCAGGCCGAGGGCAAGCACAAGCCCGCCACGGCCAAGAAGAAGAAGGCCGGCGGCCAGAAGGTCACCGGCGGCTCGCTGGGCTCGCGCAACGACGGCTACGCGGCCAACCAGAGCGACGACGTCGCCGCCGCCTGCTGA